The stretch of DNA GAACACTTCGAAGTCCAGCGTGCGGTACGGCAGGCGGCCTTCGGAATGCTTGAACCAGGCGTCGATCGGGCCGCTGTAGAACACGTGCTCGTAATCGCCCTTGTTGGCCGGATCGAACCTGGTGTTCAGGTGCAGGGTGATGCCCGGCACGTCCATGATCTTTTCCACCAGCGCGGTGTAGCCGTCTTCCGGCATGCCCTGGTACTTGTGCGCGAAGTAGTTGTCGTCGTAGTTGAAGCGCACCGGCAGGCGCTTGAGGATGCTGGCCGGCAGTTCGGTCGGCTGCATGCCCCACTGCTTGACGGTATAGGTCTTGAAGAAGGCTTCGTACAGCTCGCGGCCGACGAAACGCAGGGCCTGGTCTTCAAACGTCACCGGATTCTCGATCGACTTGTCGCCGAGCGAAGCCAGGAATTCCTGGGCCTCGGCCGGACGGAAGGTCTTGCCGAAGAACTGGTTGATGGTGAGCAGGTTGATCGGCAGCGTGTAGACGGCGCCGTTGGTGATCGCCTTGACGCGGTTCACGTAAGGCATGAAGCGGCTGTAGCGGTTGACGAATTCCCAGACGCGCTCGATATCGGTGTGGAAGATGTGCGGCCCGTAGACGTGCACCATGACGCCGGTTTCGGCGTCACGCTCCGAGTGGCAGTTGCCCGCGATATGGGGGCGCGATTCGAAGATCTCGACCTTGTAGCCGGCCTGCGCCAGCTGATTGGCAATGACGGCCCCGGAAAAACCGGCGCCGACAATCGCGATGTTCTTTTGCATATTGTTTTTCCTTAGGGAAGAGCTGAGGGATAAGCATCCTGGCTGCGGCACTCTCGGCAGGCGGGCTGTTCTGGCCTGCCATGAAAAGGCGCGTTAACGTTGCCAGTTTATCAGCTTTGCAAAAAAATCCCCCTCGGCGCGACTTGTCGTGCGTCAACTATTCTGTCGCAAAATCAATGAGTTAGCATAAGACCAAAAAGCAAAAACCCGGTTCTTGCGGACCGGGTTTTTGACATTTCGCGGCAGCACGAAGCTGCGTGACGACTACTTTTCCAGCAGGTTGTTCACCGCTGCCAGGTCCGATTCGCGCAGCGAACCGGCGGCCGCCTTCAGGCGCAGGCCGTTCAGGATGGTGTTGTAGCGCGCCTGGGACAGGTCGGTGCGGGTCTGGTACAGCTGGCGCTGGGCATTCAGCACGTCGATGTTGATGCGCACGCCGACCTGGTAGCCCAGCTTGTTCGATTCCAGCGCCGACTGGCTCGACACTTCCGCCGCTTCCAGCGCCTTGACCTGGGCCATGCCGCTGTTCACGCCGAGGTAGGCCTGGCGCGCCTGCAGGGCGGCCTGGCGGCGCGTCGCTTCCAGGTCGTTGCGCGCCTTATCTTCCAGCGCGATGGTTTCGCGCACGCGGCTGGTGACGCCGAAGCCATTGAAGATCGGCACGCTGAACTGCACGCCGATGCCATTGTTGGTATTGGTGCCGGAAGCGCCCATGGTACCGCCGTGGATCTTGGTACGCTGGTTGCTGGCCACCAGGTCCAGGGTCGGATAGTGGCCGGCGCGGGTCTTCGAGATCTCGCGCTTGGCCAGTTCCACCTGCAGCTGCGACACGGTCACGCCGTAGTTCTGGTTTTCGGCCGAGGACACCCACGGGTCGGGATTCGCCGGCGTCGGCGCGGTCAGGGTGATGCCGCTCTTGAGCGGGGCCAGGTTGCTCGGCGCCGTGCCGATGATGGCCTGCAGCGCATTGCGCTTGTTGTCGAGGTCGTTCACCGCCGCGAATTCCTGGGCGATCACCAGGTCATACGCCGCCTGCGCTTCATGCGTGTCGGTGATGGTCTGGGTGCCGACTTCGAAGTTGCGCTTGGCCGATGCCAGCTGCTCGGTCACCGCGGTCTTCTGGGCGCGGGTCGATTCCAGCTTGTCCTGGGCCGCCAGCACGTCGAAATAGGCCTGCGCCACGCGGGTGATCAGGTCTTGCTGGGCCTGGGCGAACTGCGCTTCGGAGATGGATTGCTGCAGCTTGCTCTGCTGGTAGGTTTCCCAGCGATCCCAGCGGAACAGCGGCTGCGTCAGCAGCAGCGTGTAGGTGCTGGTGCGCAGGTTCGAGTCGTCGCCCGACACGATGGTTTCCCTGCCGGTGAGCGGATCGGTGATCCTTGCTCCTTCGTTGAACGGCGACGCTTCGCGGTCGTTCTTGATGCTGCTGCCGGTGATGCCCACGGTCGGGAGAAGTCCTGCGCGCCCCTGCGGAATCCGCTCGCGCCCGGCAGCCGCCGACGCACGCGCGCTTGCATAGGCCGCATCGTTGGCGAGTGCCTGCTGGTA from Massilia varians encodes:
- a CDS encoding TolC family outer membrane protein, which codes for MQKPLRKSFLAVLVAGAVFSLNASAADLLQVYQQALANDAAYASARASAAAGRERIPQGRAGLLPTVGITGSSIKNDREASPFNEGARITDPLTGRETIVSGDDSNLRTSTYTLLLTQPLFRWDRWETYQQSKLQQSISEAQFAQAQQDLITRVAQAYFDVLAAQDKLESTRAQKTAVTEQLASAKRNFEVGTQTITDTHEAQAAYDLVIAQEFAAVNDLDNKRNALQAIIGTAPSNLAPLKSGITLTAPTPANPDPWVSSAENQNYGVTVSQLQVELAKREISKTRAGHYPTLDLVASNQRTKIHGGTMGASGTNTNNGIGVQFSVPIFNGFGVTSRVRETIALEDKARNDLEATRRQAALQARQAYLGVNSGMAQVKALEAAEVSSQSALESNKLGYQVGVRINIDVLNAQRQLYQTRTDLSQARYNTILNGLRLKAAAGSLRESDLAAVNNLLEK
- the glf gene encoding UDP-galactopyranose mutase, with the protein product MQKNIAIVGAGFSGAVIANQLAQAGYKVEIFESRPHIAGNCHSERDAETGVMVHVYGPHIFHTDIERVWEFVNRYSRFMPYVNRVKAITNGAVYTLPINLLTINQFFGKTFRPAEAQEFLASLGDKSIENPVTFEDQALRFVGRELYEAFFKTYTVKQWGMQPTELPASILKRLPVRFNYDDNYFAHKYQGMPEDGYTALVEKIMDVPGITLHLNTRFDPANKGDYEHVFYSGPIDAWFKHSEGRLPYRTLDFEVFRDTGDYQGNAVINYCDDSQPYTRITEHKHFSPWEKHEKTLMYKEYSRQCEEKDIPYYPIRQARDKQQLERYVNVAREEPNVTFVGRLGTYRYLDMDVTINEALATADKFLECAKNQARMPAFAIDPLA